In Scleropages formosus chromosome 6, fSclFor1.1, whole genome shotgun sequence, the genomic stretch CGAGCCCATGATAAAGCAATTTAGGGGAGAATTTGCTAATGCGGAATATTCGAGTACTTGTTGGtgttatacatatttatactcCTGAGAACGggtttgctaaaaaaaaaaatatgtcctTCTGAAGTGGAAGAGGAGAGTTGAGatattattaaaaacatgtcCTTTGCCCTCTGCTGGATCGCAGCACAACCTCGCATTTAGGGCCCTCCGTCAACCTCTATGCGCCATGACCCATGACCCAGCACCCCTGCCCCCTCGGCAGCCCATAGAGCCAAGGAGGGATCTTCTCCACGCCACGGTTGTTTTAGATCGGCCAATAAACAAACCCGGTAAACCTTCTGTAGGCAACACCATCATCTGGGTCTGTTAGGCTGTCAGATGTGAACACTACCGCTGCCTGGTGGACAAGCGCAATTTAGGTATGAGTCTAGGCTGAACGTTAGTCCCCTCCCGAAAGTGGCAGTGCAGCTGTCTTGCACgctattactattatttcttGTGCCTTAAGCACACTGCGAGACTTAATGACAGCCACATTGCCGGCACATGTGGACCCTGACTAGCGGGAACTTCTGAAACCTGTAGAGCCAGCCCTCCTTCTCTCCGTTATCAAACAGCACATTGGCAGCGACTCCGCGCTGAAAATGCAGCGGAACCTCCTCTAAGAGAACGGCGGGTCTGGGGCGCAGCGAGAATGGCCTGTTTCCCTCAGCAGTGACAAGGAGTTGGAATTTGTCTGTGCCTTGCAGAGCTCCAGCCTGCATCCACAGCCCCCACATGGTCTCCACATGGCAGAGCCCCCGCTTGCAGGAGAGTGGCAGCCAGCTGTGGAGAACGCCACAGCATACTGTGCTGGCCAGGGCAGCTGTAGCCATGACAATGCAAGGGGAAAGGGAGGGGGTCGGGGGCATGGAGAGACCCACGTGTGTCCCAGGATCGCTGGACTGACCAGCGCCAGTCCCGTACTGGGacaccagcatcagaagaagtAATAATGTCTATGTCAAGAATGCGCGCCGTGCTACTGTCCCCGGTGGAACACCATGGAAAACGGCCCAGATGTTCCGAAATGGTTTTAACCCGCAAACCTCCACTTGCGGAGCAACGCCTAATTGATTCCAGCCAATCTGCTGCGAATAAGAGTTTGTTCGGTCAAGCGCAAACAGCGTGCCCGTAGCGGCCGGGAGCCAGTTACGGAACACGCAAAGAATAGAAATGCAAAAAACGTATGAAATTTTGCTTCATGTAACACCGGTGAGTTTTCCGTCACGTGGACACAAGAGGAAAGGAGGTGTAGCAGCAGTAACGGCAACGCGCCCCAAGACCGCAGTGGACAAATGTCTAATTTCACACTTTTGCCCCGAGCGGAAAGTCAGCGGAATATTATTGCGGGTATGAACACAAGCGAAGAAGCGGTCGTTACTTACTGAACGGGTCGTCTTTGCTCTTGGTGCCGTTCACTTTGCCGTTTTTATCAATCCTAAGAAAGAACTTCTGGAAGGAGAAGAGTTTCCTCCTTCGCACGTCTCCCTGGAGGTGGTTGTAGCTGCGCACGTGCCGTCCCACCACTACGGAGGAGTTGGTGCCGCGGGGCGCGCGACCGGGCCGGAGGCCATCGCGGCAAGCCGCGGGCAGCGAGCATAGGAGCAGCGCCAGCAGCAGGGACAGGCAGGAGAGGCGAGACCACACGGCAGCACTCTTGCTCACTTTCCATTTCCACATGGTACCAGCGCTCTGAGGACTGCCAAGGGGCTCAGGGGAAGGTGCATACTGGTGAGCCGGTGGGGAGAGGGAAAGAGGGCAGGGAGCAAACCCCCGAGTGTTCGcggtcagtgctgctgctgctgctgttgctgctgctgctgctgctgctgcttggtcTCCCGGAGCTGCTTCTCCTTGCACCCAAAAGGAATGTGTCAACATCCATAACTCAGAACACCTCCAGCGGGTTCAAAACTCGCCTCCCGCCCCACACCGTGCGCTCCCGCCAGAGACTCCTCGCGCTCGGCTGCCGCGGCGAGATGAAGAGCGGGAGGGAGACGCGGGACGAGGAaaagttttcactgaaaaaaactcTCCATTCTACTACAAAAGGAGAAGAATCCACAGGGAGGGGGAAAGCGCAAGTAATCCCTGCTGAGGTCTGGGGCTCGGTACTCAATGTCTCACTTTGCTCCCCTCTCCCTGCCTGCTTCTCGGCTCACTGTTCTCCTCACTCTGCTCCTCCGTGCATGCGTGCGCCTCTTTTCCCCGCGCTGTCGCTGGGCTGCCGCTCTGGAGTAGCTCTCTCCTTCCCAAGTGACTGAGCCGTGTCACTCTTCTCACCTTATTTATTCCGCACAGGGCCCCACATGTAATCTCTTTAGCTAATTAGCAGCCTATGAAAAACACTTGGCTttgaagatctgtgtgtgtgtgcctccgtgtgtgtgtgtatgtgtgtgtgtgtgtttgtgagagagagagagagcgagagagagagagagagagagagagagagaggcaggcaAAGAgttcttttcctcctctcctATCTTTCTTTTCCCCCTATCTCTCCCCCCACTACCTCCCTGCCTCCCACCCTCCTTCTGCCTCTCCAGACATCCAGCCCCCACAGGAGGAGCGGGGCAGGTCAGAAGCGAGCGAGAAGTGTCAGGGAAGGCGGCGTTGCTTCGTTCCCTTGCTCTCTCTCCCGTGTTTCTCAGTCACTCTTCGTCTTGCGCTCTGCCGGAGCCAGGCTCCTTCGGCATGTGAGTCTTATCATAGACACATGGAGCTCATTGTTGCttgtttccttatttatttacagccaCTTCCCTGCTATCTCCGTCCTCTATCTGTCTTGTTCGTTAGCTCCTTGTCGGTTCTCTGAAGGAACGCCATGTCGTTAGTATGCGATACCGTCCTGGTGACTTCGAACAAAAATATACCAGCAGCTACGCAAAGATGAACAGCCATAAACCAAGATCCGCTTCATCATACCACGGATCCTACCTTCATTCAACCCTTCGCCACATCACTTCCAAATTCATCGCAACTGAATGAAATTGTATGGCAACGATAAATAGACTTCCAGGTATATTTTGTTACGTGGTGGGTAATTACTGAACTCGGTAACTTCAACACTTATGTGTCGAAGGATTCTCCTTAGAAGAACGTGGGTCTCAAGTGCGTTGGCTGTGTTGCTCAATTTCCTTTACATATCATTGGAAAAAatccacatttccattttttttttccttttcgtaCCTGTCTAACAAACAGCTCCCATCCCAGGGAAGAAATTCTGCAGACTACAATTCTCATTTCAACTACAGCCAAGGTTATGGCTTGCATTTCATGCTTAGAGAACTGTATCGTTGGGTTTGTTCTGAAAACGCCCTCCGTTGTGGAACAGCCACTATGAACTGCAGGCCTGTGATCGACATTGACCAGGCCAGTTGAAGATGCCTGGATGGGTCTCGATCAAAGAAAGCCATGTCTCGGGTTATGTATCCTGCACTACTCCCGCCATGTCCTTTCAGTGTCATGAGCCAGGGTTACAGCCCTGGTGCCAAGGTATTCAGCTCTCATTGGGGGCATTAATGGGTAAGACCAGGGAATTTAAAACCACTGAAAAGACAGAACAACTTGCCCGGCTTTCTGTATCACACCCATCTATTCCAATCTCTCAAAGAAGGAGAACCATCTAAGCTAGACATCAACAGCATCAGCAGCGTCTTCCTAGGATTTGACCCTGACACCCTCTAGTGAAAGGGGTGCTTCCTTCATCCTCTGCTCTTCAATGCATCCCATCAGGGTCTGTCTTGTCCCACCCAGTATGCACGGAAATAAGAATACGTTGTGAAAAGGAAATGGAGCAGTGGTAGGGTCCACAGACACTGGGGCAGAACATGGTCAAGGCTGAGAGGTAGTCTTGTAGAGTAGAGTTACACTGGGACTGCAGCAGATATTCCAGCTCCCAACATTTCAGAATGCTGTAcatatttaaagaagaaaagtaCATGCCCATTCATCACAAGAATAGAATCGGTGTCATTTCTGGAATCCTTAATCCACCCAGAGATCTTGTTGCTTCTTTTCAGAACTCTGATTAACTCTGGAATCCGTCTTAAACAAAGGAATCCCttcaaaaagaaatacagaataaCAATAAAGTTAAAAGCGAGATCCTCTAAGTGTCTTCAGAGAGATGCATTTTTGGCGTGAGAGTCAAAAAAGGCCTCTTGCTCTTTTCCCCTGACATCCCtgtcttaaatgtttttattcaagATTGATCATTGTTTTTCTGGGAGCCCTGATGGCCTTTTAGCGCATTGGAGACCAGCTGTTATCTCCTTGTTGTCAGAGCTCTGCCACCTTGCTGTCTGGTGTTCACTCAAAGCCTCACCTCTGTCTTTCATCCCACACCCTGGAAAAACCTCAATCTTATCACCCGCTTCCTGTGTGAGAAGATCAACACGAGAGAGGTGATGGGCAGCAAAGGAACGACTGAGTCTCACTTTTAGATGTTGAAGCCCTACAGGAAACCTGGAGAGCATTCTTCTGCATCCTCAGTGCTGTCTATTTTCCCTTTTGTTCACAGCCAAGCAACCGCACATCCACTCCGACGTGAGAAGACTCGAGAAAGACGTGCAAACCAGCGTTTCCATGTATAAAGCATGACCTGCATTACCTTCTGTCTTCTTCTCTGAGGACTTGAAactttatttatctatttaatattgtacatttgCAGAACAGCTATAATCGGACTCAGATGTTTGAAGATACTCTTCCTCGAGGAAAACACTTTCTGTCACACAAGAAAACAATTTGTTGGATGTTTTGGT encodes the following:
- the fgf10a gene encoding fibroblast growth factor 10a, with protein sequence MLTHSFWVQGEAAPGDQAAAAAAAATAAAAALTANTRGFAPCPLSLSPPAHQYAPSPEPLGSPQSAGTMWKWKVSKSAAVWSRLSCLSLLLALLLCSLPAACRDGLRPGRAPRGTNSSVVVGRHVRSYNHLQGDVRRRKLFSFQKFFLRIDKNGKVNGTKSKDDPFSVLEIKSVDVGVVAIKGLSSNYYLAINKKGELYGSREFGVDCKLKERIEENGYNTYASAEWRNKKKSMFVGLSANGKPMRGKKTRRKNTATHFLPIVV